The Sphingopyxis fribergensis DNA segment GATGATCCGCCGCGCCGCGTCGACATAATCGCGCCCGGCGTTGGTCAATTGGATGTTGCGGCTGGTCCGGATGAGAAGGTTGGTGCCAAGGAAGCGCTCCAGTTCCCACCTGCAACTCGGTTCGCCGGCTCGCATTAGGGCAACCGCCGGGCTATTTCAAAGGTCGGGACAGATGCTGGCGCTTCGAATCCGCGAACCGATGGGTGGCGGGCTATTTGCCATTTCCGCCCGATCACTGAAAATGAGCCAGAAACTGGCTATGATGGTGCGGTCGAGAAGACTCGAACTTCCACGGCCTTTCGGCCACAACGACCTCAACGTTGCGCGTCTACCAGTTCCGCCACGACCGCACATCATGATGGTCCGGACGGGTCCGGCACCAGGTAGGAGCGGGCGCCTAGCAAAGCTTTTCGGGCGATGCAAGCGAGCTTCGCGGGTTTTATTTTTGCAGGTGCGAGCTAGCCGCCCCTAGCGGCGCCACCTTTGTCATCCAACCGACTCCAAAGCGTCACGTAACTGTCACTGCTCTGGCGTCAGACCGTCATCGAATCACCCTAGTGGCGACGTCACCGGGGGCGAGTCAGCATATCTCTTCTCGTTCGCCGGTGATTTTTCATCAGGGGCGTCCCGCAGGGCGCGAACCGGGAACGGAGATTTTCATGGCGGCTTTCGCACGCATTCGTTTGGTCATGCTTAGCGGCGTGGCGTGTTCCATTCTGGCCGCATGTGGCGCCGACGGCGTTGCCTCTCCCGGCGAAGGCGTGATCGTCGTCCCCGCGCCGACGCCGACGCCGACGCCGACGCCCACCCCGACGCCCACTCCGACCCCGACGGCGGTGACGCCGGCAGCAAGCTGCCCGACGATTGGCGGTGCCGATCAGCTGACCGACCTGGGTACGATCACGGGCAACGAAGGCACGTGGCGCAACTGCGGCTTCCCCGCGCGCTTCAATTCGACCACGGCGATCCCCAAGGTCGCCGGCGTGATCTATTCGCTTCCTGGCCGTGTCGATGTCGGCACCGACCAGGGCGCGACCGAAGAGGCGGGCGATCCCGCCGACGTCACGCTGACGATCGATCCGGGCGTCACCATTTTCGGCGGCACCGGCGTGTCCTTCCTTGCCGTCAACCGCGGCAACAAGATCGACGCGGTCGGCACCCCGACGCAGCCGATCGTCTTTACCGGCCGCGGCAATGTCGTCGGTAGCGCGACCGACAGCACGTCGCAGCTGTGGGGCGGCGTCGTCCTGCTCGGCCGCGCGCCGATCACCGACTGCCTTGCGCCTGCTGCGACCCCCGGCACCGCTGCTTGCGAACGCAACACCGAAGGCGCGTCGGGCGCGCTCTATGGCGGCGCCACCGCGGACGACAATTCGGGCCGCATGTCCTATGTCCAGATCCGCTATTCGGGCTTTGTCCTGTCGGCCAACAGCGAACTTCAGGGCCTGACGCCGTCGGGCGTCGGTTCGGGCACGCAGATCGACCATATCCAGATCCACAACAGCTCGGACGACGGCGCCGAAGTGTTCGGCGGCCGCGTGAACATGAAGCATCTGGTCGTCACGGGCGCCGAGGACGACGGCCTCGACACCGACGTCGGGTATCAGGGCAATATCCAATATGTCATCAGCGTCCAGCGCGCCGGCGGCACGATCGGCGACTCGATGATGGAAATCGACTCGGACGGCAACGAAGACACGACGCCGCGCCAGCGCGTCGCCCTGTCGAACTTCACCTATATCCAGCGCAACAATGCGGCAGGTAACGGTGCGGCGATCCGTCTTCGTGGCGGCGCCGACTATACGTTCGCGAACGGCCTGATCATTGCGCCGGGGCTCAGCTGCCTGCGTATTGATAGCGCCACGTCGACGCAGACGACCGGTCCCGACGAACAGGGTCCGCCGCGCTTCGAATCGATGTCGCTCCAGTGCAACGCAACCCCGTTCCGCGGCTCGAACGGTGTCACCAATGCCGAAGTGCAGGCGATCTTCGAAGCTGGCACGAACAACCGTTCGAACTATGTTCCCAGCCTGACGAACCTGTTCGTCAATGGGGCGACCGAAACCGGCTTCACGCCGTTTGATGCGAAGACGATCGCCTCCTTCTTCGACACAACGGCCTATGTCGGCGCCGTCCGCGATGCGAACGACACCTGGTACCAGGGTTGGACCTGTAACTCGGCGACCGCGGATTTCGGCACGTCGAGCGGCAGCTGCACCGCCATCCCGACGACCTGATCGCTCGCGATCCAATTTGGGGAGCGGGCTGCCAGCAACGGTCGGCCCGCTCCCTTCTTGACAATATCCCTGGGGACATATTCCATGACCAAGCGGCCGATCTTCGCCAGCCTGCTCCTCCTTAGCTCCGCTCTTGTCGCTCCTGCTGCGCTTGCGCAGGACAGCAGCGCCGATCCGGCGCCGGTCACGGCCGAAGAGCCTGTGGCCGACGATGCCGCGCAGGACGAGGAAGCCGATGTTTCGATTCCGGGCGGCGCCGACGCCGAAATCGTCGTCACCGGCCGTTTCACCCCCAATGTCGTGCGTGCGACGCCCGAAGTCGTTTCGGTGCTGTCGTCGGCCGACATTGCGCGGACGGGCGAGGGCGATATTGCCGGTTCGCTCCAGCGCGTGACCGGCCTGTCGGTCGTCGGCGGGGGCTTCGTCTATGTCCGCGGCCTTGGCGATCGCTATTCTCTCGCGCTCCTCAATGGCTCGCCGCTGCCCAGCCCCGAACCGCTGAAGCGCGTCGTTCCTCTCGACATCTTTCCGTCGAACGTGATCGATTCGACGCTCGTTCAGAAAAGCTATTCGGCGAACTTCCCCGGCGAATTCGGCGGCGGCGTGATCAACCTGACGACCAAATCGACCCCGCGCGAAACCTTCCTGACCTTCTCGGGCGGCATCGGCTGGGACAGCGAGACGACGAACGAGCTTGGCTATACCTATTATGGCAGCGACACCGACTGGACGGGCTTTGACGATGGCACGCGCGATGTCCCGCCGCTGTTGAAGGCGGCCTTTGCCAGCGGCAAGCCGATCCTCGAGGGCGCCGATTTCTCGCAGGACGACCTCGAAGCGATCCAGATGGAGCTGGTCAACGCCGAGACGAGCCTGCTTCAGCAGAACGATCATATCCCGATCAACTGGTCGGCGGGCATCACCGGCGGCACGACGATCACGCTGCCCAACGGCGAGCTGGGTATCATCGCGACGATGGGGATCAGCAACAAGTGGCGCACGCGCGACACGCTGCAACAGACGTCGCTGAACCAGGATCTGTCGGGCGAACCGCAGACGAGCTATAACCGTGTCATCACCGACAATCGTATCGTCGTGAACGGCTTGCTTGGTTTCGGGCTTGAGCTGGGCGATCACAAGTTCCGCTGGACCAATTTGTTCATCCGCGACACGCTCAAGCAGGCGCGTCTTGGCCTCGGCCGCGACCGCAACCAGACCGAGCGCGACATTCTGAAGCAGGACACGGCGTGGTACGAACGCCAGCTCATCAACACGCAGCTTGTCGCCGAGTTCGATTTCGACCGGTTCCAGCTCGACCTGCGCGGTGCTTATGCCAATTCGCAGCGCGAGGCGCCCTATGAGCGTGGATTTACCTATGTGCGCACCAACCTTCCCACCGACGTTGATCCGGTCGGCGACAAGTTCGTCAACGACCTTGGCGGCAACCGCGGCGATGCGACGATCGCCTTTTCGGACCTGAACGAAGATCTGTGGTCGGGCGGCGTCGACCTGTCATACGAACTGGCGCCGCGCATCACCGCGACGGTCGGCTATGCTTATAGCGATACCAGCCGCACCGCGGTGCGCCGGGCTTTCCAGTTCCGCGGGTCGAACCTGCCGATTGCGGTCCAGCAGCTGCGCCCCGATTACCTGCTCTCCGACGCGACGATCCAGCTTTACGACATCTCGCTGCTCGAAACATCGGCGCAGGACGGCACCGCCGCTTTCGATGCGGCGCTGACGACGCACGCGGGTTATGGCCAGGTGCAGGCAGAGATCATTCCGGGCGTCAACATCAATGCCGGTGTCCGTTACGAGGAAGCCAAGCAGACGGTGACCCCGATCGACCTGTTCAACACGGGCGGCAGCGCGATCGTCACGACGAACCTGAACAA contains these protein-coding regions:
- a CDS encoding TonB-dependent receptor domain-containing protein; this encodes MTKRPIFASLLLLSSALVAPAALAQDSSADPAPVTAEEPVADDAAQDEEADVSIPGGADAEIVVTGRFTPNVVRATPEVVSVLSSADIARTGEGDIAGSLQRVTGLSVVGGGFVYVRGLGDRYSLALLNGSPLPSPEPLKRVVPLDIFPSNVIDSTLVQKSYSANFPGEFGGGVINLTTKSTPRETFLTFSGGIGWDSETTNELGYTYYGSDTDWTGFDDGTRDVPPLLKAAFASGKPILEGADFSQDDLEAIQMELVNAETSLLQQNDHIPINWSAGITGGTTITLPNGELGIIATMGISNKWRTRDTLQQTSLNQDLSGEPQTSYNRVITDNRIVVNGLLGFGLELGDHKFRWTNLFIRDTLKQARLGLGRDRNQTERDILKQDTAWYERQLINTQLVAEFDFDRFQLDLRGAYANSQREAPYERGFTYVRTNLPTDVDPVGDKFVNDLGGNRGDATIAFSDLNEDLWSGGVDLSYELAPRITATVGYAYSDTSRTAVRRAFQFRGSNLPIAVQQLRPDYLLSDATIQLYDISLLETSAQDGTAAFDAALTTHAGYGQVQAEIIPGVNINAGVRYEEAKQTVTPIDLFNTGGSAIVTTNLNNDYWLPAVTLTWEVAPDMQLRVNGSKTIARPQFRELIAQVYQDPESNREFRGNPSLTDSELWNAEVRYEWYFAKDQRFTLAGFYKSIDRPIETFTSISTDSVANSSFANAPKATLYGAEVEVQKYFSLDTMSDAPFWQSRRLVLIGNYTYTKSEIKVGDGDTTVINGVTLNAADFFFDGSPLTGQSDHIVNFQIGLEDQDKLSQQTILVTYASPRVTSRGPSQQPDIREKPGISVDFVARQGFNLLNKEIELKFEARNLTGRTYKEVQEFGDNRIFLNRYKLGRTFSLSASLKF